The genomic stretch AACTAGCCAAGATATATGGAATGGAAGAGTCGAGCAAGTTTGTAAACGGAATTTTGGGTAGAATTGCATCCGAACTAAAAGAGAAAAATAAGACGGGCAAGAAAAGAGATGCCAAGTAGCAGGATTCAAATCGATACCAGGGTTGTGCAGCAAGTAGCTTTTCACAGGCTGGATTACTGTATAATTGTAGTTGTAGAAACTAGAATATAAGTTGGTGATGGATTTGGAGAATATAACCTACTCTCAAGCAGTGGATCGACTCGAAGAAATTGCAGAACTGGTAAGAAAAAAAGAAATAAGCCTTGAAGAATCGCTTGATCTATTAGAAGAGAGCATCCAACTTGCGGCAATTTGTAATCAGGAGATTGACTATACTGTCTGGCTACCCCAAATAGAAGAAG from Bacillota bacterium encodes the following:
- a CDS encoding exodeoxyribonuclease VII small subunit; translated protein: MENITYSQAVDRLEEIAELVRKKEISLEESLDLLEESIQLAAICNQEIDYTVWLPQIEEEEEIPGEDIIIAE